Genomic segment of bacterium:
CCCGCGAAAAAAACGTTAATCCTGGGATATCATCGAAAGAGTCTCTCTATAAGTTCAGACTTGCTTATCTTCAGGTGTTTCGCGATTTCATTGAGAATCGAATTCAAAGTCCCTAACTTCAGTGGCGAATGGGCAGGTATTGTTATGCTATGCGTTCCATTGAGTTCGGTTTTCAACCTGCAATGGCTTCCGGTTTGGTGATCGAGTTCATAACCGAACTTAGAAAGAGACTTCACCAA
This window contains:
- a CDS encoding type II toxin-antitoxin system HicA family toxin, with the protein product MKLPRDLSGSDLVKSLSKFGYELDHQTGSHCRLKTELNGTHSITIPAHSPLKLGTLNSILNEIAKHLKISKSELIERLFR